One genomic segment of Clavelina lepadiformis chromosome 3, kaClaLepa1.1, whole genome shotgun sequence includes these proteins:
- the LOC143449317 gene encoding copine-9-like: protein MNDVKSVELSIEFLNLQGVAAKNKDNNELSYVIVLYEQILSSNKWKEVHRIKNDPSSRDLIFIEKYVIKHFVKEIQPLKFDVLQNSRQQQSTESLIGTGYCQLGEIFKQKGERLEIDLETQSQADKIIVKAEELSTSKNILNLLWKADNLDTMFSVMRSTKPCMLFYRINEDQTSTVCHKMEGSKGLNPLSSWKFEGKVKMKTLCNNDQHRQLKIEIHGFAKEEENTLIGEFETTVARLLRDDERAKFYKCIHPERRYNKRNQHSGLIEKKRAHIDEVKVFEDYLNSGLQLKFAVAIDFTKSNGDPKKPSSWHYIDPHKPNQYKQVIQVFGKLMENYDVENEFYSYGFGAKVGNPGKISHDFPLNLQSKNPVCFGVHNLIEAYEACVKEVQFHEPTSFSPVIEKIRELALKNPKHYYILLMITDGVITDMQATREIIVKVATLPISIVIVGVGNEDFTNMNELDGDHIRVTHDGYKAVRDIVQFVNLQDYIFGSYNEVISEVRLQDEMMFEVPGQVEAYMEKNGNFANQSSGGDLNTF, encoded by the exons ATGAATGACGTGAAGTCTGTGGAGCTTTCCATTGAATTTTT AAATCTTCAAGGTGTTGCGGCAAAGAACAAAG ATAACAACGAATTGAGCTATGTTATTGTCCTGTACGAGCAAATTTTGAGCTCAAACAAGTGGAAAGAG GTTCACCGAATCAAAAATGATCCAAGCAGCAGAGATCTTATATTCATCGAGAAATATGtgattaaacattttgtgaaagaaattcaaccatTGAAGTTTGACGT aCTTCAGAATTCAAGGCAACAACAAAGCACAGAG TCACTAATAGGAACTGGATACTGCCAATTAGgagaaattttcaaacaaaaaggCGAAAGACTTGAAATTGATCTAGAAACGCAGTCGCAAGCCGATAAGATAATTGTCAAAGCGGAGGAATTATCTACCTCGAAAAACATCTTGAACTTACTATGGAAGGCAGATAACTTGGATACCATGTTTTCGGTCATGAGATCCACCAAGCCATGCATGCTTTTTTATCGCATTAATGAAGACCAAAC CTCCACAGTTTGCCATAAAATGGAGGGAAGTAAAGGTCTTAACCCTTTAAGCTCTTGGAAATTTGAAGGAAaagttaaaatgaaaacacttTGCAACAATGACCAACATCgacaattaaaaattgaaattcatGGCTTTGCCAAAGAAGAGGA AAACACTTTGATCGGGGAGTTTGAAACCACGGTTGCCAGACTACTGCGGGACGATGAAAGAGCAAAGTTTTACAAA TGCATTCATCCAGAAAGAAgatataataaaagaaaccaGCACTCTGGCCTCATTGAAAAAAAACGTGCTCACATAGATGAAGTGAAAGTTTTTGAAGATTATCTCAACTCTGg GCTTCAACTAAAGTTTGCAGTTGCCATTGACTTTACCAAGTCGAATGGTGATCCGAAAAAGCCATCCTCTTGGCATTACATTGATCCGCACAAACCCAACCAGTATAAGCAAGTTATACAG GTTTTCGGAAAGCTTATGGAAAATTACGACGTCGAGAATGAATTTTACTCCTATGGATTTGGAGCGAAAGTTGGGAACCCTGGAAAAATTTCGCACGATTTTCCTTTG AACTTGCAATCCAAGAATCCTGTATGCTTTGGCGTTCATAATCTTATAGAAGCTTATGAAGCCTGTGTGAAGGAAGTTCAGTTTCATGAACCCACAAGCTTTAGTCCGGTGATTGAAAAGATACGCGA ACTGGCGTTAAAAAATCCAAAACATTATTACATACTATTAATGATAACGGATGGTGTTATAACGGACATGCAAGCAACCAGGGAAATAATAGTAAAGGTGGCAACACTACCAATTTCAATCGTTATAGTTGGGGTCGGAAATGAGGATTTTACAA ATATGAACGAATTGGATGGCGACCATATACGCGTTACCCACGACGGTTATAAAGCCGTGAGAGACATCGTACAG TTTGTAAACCTCCAAGATTATATTTTCGGAAGCTATAATGAAGTAATTAGCGAAGTAAGACTGCAAGATGAGATGATGTTTGAAGTTCCTGGACAAGTGGAAGCGTACATGgaaaaaaatggaaacttCGCAAATCAGTCCTCGGGCGGTGATTTGAACACTTTTTGA